In a genomic window of Leptospira brenneri:
- a CDS encoding LamG-like jellyroll fold domain-containing protein — translation MKRFTLPFVFLFLSSCSLPSLTRSPLEFLAFLRFFSGPQFTGHSIGGAVSGLIPGTSVTLTNNQESVTVSEDGNFTFPTKLSSGQSYSISFVTNGAGLICSIANAQGVVQSNNITNVSVTCGLGANFYEVGVNVSGLSGTITVENNGADTLNIATTGLTKFTTLVATGSNYAVTLTAQPAGTICSFDDPNLSIGTMASANVTIFITCVTGYIVGGNIHPNASTDIGTNLIGRRSFIRTRVGSYPTNAGGGGAITGGAVASAGPTAARFNGPSMITTDGNFVYVADTANAVIRKIDKSNGTTTVLAGGNAGGGTTCPGTVTTNCQDGIGTAAQFNGIVGLTTNGNNLFVLESSGGRIRKVNLATSVVSTFAGSGSAASADNISGILASFNNPSSITLFNGSLYIVDRGNCTIRVVNPTTTAVSTIAGSPSLCTFTDNTIGTNARFVSPITAVGLGGFLYITDLGAGGGHKIRRINLTGTNAVDTIAGDGVQASTDGIGTAAQFNDPHGLTTDGTNLFVSEWSGHKIRHLNLSTNKVTTLAGSTTGYADNTGGNGLLNFPGHLLSDGLSVYISDTGNHSVRYLEPSELLRYTFDGNTNDSIGTNNGLVTGAPTPTMDENGLANGAYEFQGSGELIQSTSNITPAITDNLTVSAWVYPESTTGTQFIFYNGQGGVNGYGLTYIGGSRTLSVSLGAVGPSGNTTMKLPLNQWAHVVLRRSNPNWQIFINGKQDSIVFTSNPIAPANTFKVGDAGNGFYFKGKISDVRFFNGALDNDDIQRLGVQIPSGLITYYPFNGNAKDYGSAGNNLNITGAITTNDRNGHPSGAYYFNGASFMQKLSPNGLPSGNNPRTICAWFNKSSSLGEYIVGYGTFNTSQGNGLVVSDTVTGMFGVADDVTTFHEGFRNQWMHLCGTFNSTNTEVYENGVLRASGSKSWSTVPGPSLEVGRRLDGVGNFSGDLDEIRIYNRVLTDAEIRVLSGHYPTQVSSWNQTPASSSLKFFLMPEAASFGPGSCSGGTNCVSIMDDRSGNGFHVSQGTGSQQPIFNATGINGSKSLRYVALVGTFLTRACTPELNTPANTIFAVFNDMKYGGSDGIFHNGEFGKLLYLPNGGGGKIVSLFDLQSNASRVYSNASFYNINEFVLLSLDHNGTSGNLYKGGNSVSSSSSGPPTYNCSSGNLSIGKYAWLGTPPGDGDYLEGFMGDLIYFDQVLSTSDRHIVECYLSNKYNLPVNHTCP, via the coding sequence ATGAAGAGATTTACATTACCCTTTGTATTCCTATTCCTCTCTTCCTGTTCCCTCCCTTCTCTGACTCGGAGCCCCTTAGAGTTTCTGGCTTTCCTACGCTTTTTTTCAGGCCCGCAGTTTACAGGACATAGTATTGGTGGCGCCGTCTCTGGCCTCATTCCCGGAACATCGGTCACTTTGACCAACAACCAGGAGTCGGTCACTGTATCCGAAGATGGAAACTTCACCTTCCCAACAAAACTCAGTTCAGGCCAAAGTTACTCTATCAGTTTTGTCACGAATGGCGCAGGACTCATCTGTTCCATTGCCAACGCCCAAGGTGTTGTACAAAGTAACAACATAACAAACGTAAGTGTTACATGTGGACTCGGGGCCAATTTTTATGAAGTGGGCGTGAATGTCTCCGGCCTTAGCGGAACAATCACCGTAGAGAATAATGGAGCCGATACTTTAAACATAGCAACTACAGGTCTTACAAAATTTACAACTCTTGTAGCAACTGGTTCCAATTATGCAGTGACACTCACGGCCCAACCTGCCGGTACAATCTGTTCTTTTGATGATCCAAATCTTTCTATTGGAACCATGGCATCGGCCAACGTAACTATATTCATCACTTGTGTGACCGGCTACATTGTCGGTGGGAATATCCACCCTAATGCAAGCACAGATATTGGAACAAACTTAATCGGACGAAGATCATTTATTAGAACTAGAGTGGGATCGTATCCTACGAATGCTGGTGGTGGTGGTGCCATTACCGGTGGAGCTGTTGCATCAGCAGGACCTACAGCTGCACGATTCAATGGGCCAAGTATGATTACCACAGATGGTAATTTTGTCTATGTTGCCGATACGGCAAACGCAGTGATTCGTAAGATTGATAAATCCAACGGAACTACCACGGTCCTTGCCGGAGGAAATGCCGGTGGTGGTACAACCTGTCCGGGTACTGTCACAACCAATTGCCAAGATGGAATAGGAACTGCCGCACAGTTTAATGGAATTGTTGGACTAACAACAAACGGCAACAATTTGTTTGTTTTGGAATCTTCTGGCGGAAGGATTAGAAAGGTTAATCTGGCCACCTCCGTAGTTTCTACATTTGCCGGCAGTGGGAGTGCAGCTTCTGCTGATAACATTTCAGGGATTCTCGCCTCTTTCAATAACCCATCTTCAATTACACTTTTTAACGGAAGTCTTTATATTGTAGATCGAGGAAATTGTACGATTCGAGTTGTAAACCCTACCACAACTGCAGTCAGTACGATTGCCGGTAGCCCTTCTCTCTGTACTTTTACCGATAATACCATAGGGACAAACGCTCGTTTCGTGTCTCCTATAACAGCCGTTGGCCTGGGAGGATTCCTTTACATTACTGATCTTGGAGCTGGTGGTGGGCATAAAATTCGTAGGATTAATCTTACGGGAACCAATGCTGTCGATACTATTGCTGGTGACGGTGTACAAGCATCCACCGATGGAATTGGAACCGCTGCCCAGTTCAATGATCCTCATGGACTGACGACTGATGGGACAAATTTGTTTGTCTCGGAATGGTCAGGACATAAAATCAGGCATTTAAATCTATCCACAAATAAAGTCACTACTCTTGCAGGAAGTACCACTGGATATGCTGATAATACAGGAGGGAATGGACTTCTAAATTTTCCAGGTCATTTATTGTCCGATGGCCTGAGTGTATATATCTCTGACACAGGAAACCATTCGGTACGTTATCTAGAACCATCAGAATTATTAAGATACACGTTTGATGGAAATACGAACGATTCCATTGGAACAAACAATGGTTTGGTGACTGGTGCCCCCACTCCTACCATGGATGAAAATGGCCTTGCCAATGGCGCCTATGAATTTCAAGGCAGTGGAGAACTCATCCAATCCACTTCTAACATTACCCCAGCAATCACCGATAATTTGACCGTTTCCGCTTGGGTTTATCCTGAAAGTACGACTGGAACTCAGTTTATCTTCTACAACGGTCAAGGTGGTGTGAACGGGTATGGTTTGACCTACATTGGAGGATCAAGAACTCTCAGTGTCTCACTTGGAGCAGTTGGTCCTAGTGGTAATACAACAATGAAATTACCGTTAAATCAATGGGCTCATGTCGTTCTCAGACGATCAAATCCCAATTGGCAAATTTTTATTAACGGTAAACAAGACTCCATTGTCTTTACAAGTAATCCCATTGCACCAGCAAACACATTCAAGGTGGGAGATGCTGGCAATGGTTTTTATTTTAAGGGCAAAATATCGGATGTTCGTTTTTTTAACGGAGCTTTAGACAATGATGACATCCAGAGACTAGGTGTACAAATTCCTTCAGGACTCATCACCTACTATCCGTTCAATGGAAATGCAAAGGACTATGGGAGCGCAGGAAACAACTTAAACATAACAGGGGCCATCACCACAAACGATCGCAACGGCCACCCAAGCGGAGCTTATTATTTTAATGGTGCCTCCTTTATGCAAAAGTTAAGTCCAAACGGTTTGCCTTCAGGAAATAACCCAAGGACCATTTGCGCTTGGTTTAATAAATCAAGTTCCCTTGGTGAATATATAGTGGGATATGGTACCTTCAATACTTCGCAAGGTAATGGACTTGTTGTTTCCGATACTGTCACAGGGATGTTTGGTGTGGCAGATGATGTCACAACCTTTCATGAAGGTTTTCGAAACCAGTGGATGCATCTCTGCGGAACTTTCAATTCCACAAACACGGAAGTCTACGAAAATGGAGTTTTACGTGCTTCAGGGTCGAAATCCTGGTCCACAGTCCCTGGGCCAAGTCTGGAAGTGGGTAGGCGCCTTGATGGAGTGGGAAATTTTTCTGGTGATCTTGATGAAATCAGAATCTATAACCGCGTCCTTACTGATGCAGAGATCCGAGTTCTATCTGGCCATTATCCCACACAAGTAAGTTCATGGAACCAAACACCTGCTAGCAGTAGCTTAAAATTCTTTCTAATGCCGGAAGCTGCCTCTTTTGGTCCAGGATCTTGCTCTGGAGGAACGAACTGTGTCAGTATTATGGATGACCGGAGCGGAAACGGATTTCATGTCAGCCAAGGCACTGGCAGCCAACAACCAATCTTTAATGCCACAGGTATCAACGGATCAAAAAGTCTGCGCTATGTGGCACTTGTAGGAACGTTTCTCACGAGAGCCTGTACCCCTGAACTCAACACTCCTGCCAATACCATCTTTGCCGTGTTCAACGATATGAAATACGGAGGAAGCGATGGAATTTTTCACAATGGAGAATTTGGTAAGTTATTATACTTACCAAATGGAGGAGGCGGGAAAATTGTTAGCTTATTTGATTTACAATCGAATGCTTCACGAGTTTATTCCAATGCCTCATTCTATAATATCAATGAATTCGTCCTTTTGTCTCTAGATCATAATGGTACTTCTGGAAATCTCTACAAAGGGGGAAACTCGGTTAGTTCCTCCAGTTCTGGGCCACCCACTTACAATTGTAGCAGCGGAAACTTATCTATTGGTAAATATGCTTGGCTTGGTACTCCGCCAGGTGATGGCGATTATCTCGAAGGTTTTATGGGAGATTTGATCTACTTCGACCAAGTACTAAGTACGAGTGACCGGCATATTGTAGAGTGTTATCTCTCCAATAAATACAATCTCCCTGTAAATCATACCTGCCCTTAA
- a CDS encoding N-acyl-D-amino-acid deacylase family protein translates to MENENFILRNGTIVDGTNKPRFIGDVLVQNHRIQLVKEGTKVSDAKSIDCNNKIICPGFIDVHSHMDYFAISNQKENFDPFISQGITTMVVGNCGFSPFGFKKNTIHLPLIEKSLFKEGHGSIHWHDFNGYKKRIDSYGTPVNLLNLVGHGVCRTSFNGFSPVELNQSDLEEMLLLLEDALDQGAAGVSLGLQYKPGVFSSMDELRQVARLVKRKGKILTVHAKSYSVLSGTYPMNPFGTPHNLLAIDDLISLAKDTGVSLQISHLLFAGEKTWPTTEEALNRISIACDKGIDVKFDIFPNCFGATLLNTLLPEWVMAGMPKILENRLAMMRLQLEANLAFHLVGIGFNDIQISNASCAEYHEYNGKSIGEIARLTSKSPFRILVEILKFSNAEARMILHKYYHENLIPLLMKHPASLFMTDAWPEPSGVQNASAYGAFPKFLSIARDTKCLSLEETIYKMTGLAANRFKLKKRGIIADGYFADLVVFDWDKIQDNTSPENSDATPSGIDHVFINGKPCLLNSKLTNQMPSGEFITS, encoded by the coding sequence ATGGAAAACGAAAATTTTATTTTAAGAAATGGAACGATCGTTGATGGAACTAATAAACCTAGATTTATCGGAGATGTTTTAGTTCAGAATCATAGAATTCAATTAGTTAAAGAAGGAACGAAAGTATCAGATGCAAAATCAATTGATTGTAATAATAAAATTATTTGTCCAGGGTTTATTGATGTGCATAGCCACATGGATTATTTTGCAATATCCAATCAGAAAGAAAACTTCGATCCTTTTATATCTCAAGGAATAACTACTATGGTAGTAGGAAATTGTGGATTTAGTCCTTTCGGTTTTAAAAAAAATACCATACATCTTCCTTTGATTGAAAAATCACTTTTTAAAGAAGGACATGGATCTATCCATTGGCATGATTTTAATGGATACAAAAAAAGAATCGATAGCTATGGTACGCCAGTAAATCTTTTGAATTTAGTGGGTCATGGAGTATGCAGAACTTCATTTAACGGGTTTTCACCAGTGGAACTAAACCAATCAGATTTGGAAGAGATGTTGCTTTTATTGGAAGATGCTCTTGATCAAGGTGCTGCAGGTGTTTCACTTGGTTTGCAATATAAACCTGGTGTATTTTCGTCAATGGATGAATTAAGGCAAGTTGCTAGGCTTGTAAAACGAAAAGGAAAAATACTCACCGTACACGCTAAGTCTTATTCAGTGCTTTCTGGCACTTATCCTATGAATCCTTTTGGAACTCCACATAATTTGCTTGCAATTGATGACTTAATTTCTTTGGCTAAAGACACTGGTGTCTCTTTGCAGATTTCGCACTTATTGTTTGCCGGAGAGAAGACTTGGCCAACAACAGAAGAAGCATTGAATCGAATTTCCATTGCTTGTGATAAAGGAATCGATGTAAAATTCGATATTTTTCCCAACTGTTTCGGTGCTACACTGCTAAACACTTTATTACCTGAATGGGTAATGGCAGGGATGCCTAAAATTTTGGAAAACAGACTTGCTATGATGAGATTGCAATTAGAGGCAAATCTTGCATTCCATTTGGTAGGTATTGGGTTTAATGATATTCAGATTTCCAATGCTAGTTGTGCAGAGTATCATGAATATAATGGAAAATCAATCGGTGAAATTGCTCGTTTAACATCAAAGTCTCCTTTTCGTATTCTTGTGGAAATATTAAAGTTTTCCAATGCAGAAGCTCGGATGATATTACATAAATACTATCATGAAAATTTAATCCCTTTACTAATGAAACATCCCGCATCTTTATTTATGACAGATGCATGGCCGGAACCCTCAGGAGTGCAAAACGCAAGCGCCTATGGAGCATTTCCAAAATTTTTAAGTATTGCCCGAGATACAAAATGTCTCTCATTAGAGGAAACTATATATAAGATGACGGGCTTGGCGGCAAACAGATTTAAATTAAAAAAACGTGGTATAATTGCTGATGGTTATTTTGCGGATCTAGTTGTTTTTGATTGGGATAAAATTCAGGATAACACATCTCCCGAGAATAGCGATGCAACGCCATCAGGGATTGATCATGTATTTATAAACGGTAAACCTTGTTTGTTGAATTCGAAGTTAACGAATCAAATGCCTAGTGGTGAGTTCATAACGTCATAA
- a CDS encoding 7TM diverse intracellular signaling domain-containing protein: MKKISWAFILFVTILGTSCSPHGSGDQNITNQFEFFQDPSTEIVFEKIQKQQIWNPISKGQLSFNFSNDVIWLRAKTTGEGFSQGRILSLEWKALDFATLYYPVHRNEYKSFDTGDTIPKSKWTFPEALYPSFEIPEENYGEYFYIRIHSKSLISFPIRSLDEKSLNKRMILETAITWLILGVCTVMFVFALFYFFAFGLSEFFFYAAYVVCTVLWYNGQYGNAYDVLWPESPWWQNKAILVFSTLGIPFSFQFVRMFLNTKVNNPRIDKILLIIGIVAIFCVVAILTSYTTKNFSRIATYIYLISIPLILGTALRNYFKGDKKILFFLISWGTYFIISYNTMFYFLGILPYSTPLLYSAVFIFPIDLFFLLFNLLQKYEKLEGERNEILHRIVTLNNAPTTRYAKSKLNSIDTEKSLAKLESWMRESRPYLDEKLDLEIASFAIGLTVQQTSELLNSKLGVSFRSYLNSFRITEAKKILKEKPGLSILTIAYATGFGSKTAFNVEFKKATGVSPLLYRQSDDVKEK, from the coding sequence ATGAAAAAAATTTCCTGGGCGTTCATTTTGTTCGTTACGATTCTCGGAACCTCTTGTTCTCCCCATGGATCAGGAGATCAAAACATAACCAATCAGTTCGAATTTTTCCAAGACCCTTCCACAGAAATCGTTTTTGAAAAAATCCAAAAACAACAAATTTGGAATCCGATTTCGAAAGGCCAACTTTCCTTTAATTTTTCCAATGATGTTATCTGGCTTCGCGCAAAAACAACTGGAGAAGGATTCTCTCAAGGTAGGATTCTCTCTTTAGAATGGAAAGCACTCGACTTTGCTACTTTGTATTATCCCGTCCATCGGAACGAATACAAATCCTTTGACACAGGAGATACAATTCCTAAGTCCAAATGGACATTCCCTGAAGCCCTCTACCCAAGTTTCGAAATCCCGGAAGAAAATTATGGAGAATACTTTTATATCAGAATCCACTCGAAATCGCTAATCTCTTTTCCCATTCGTTCCTTGGACGAAAAATCACTTAACAAACGTATGATTCTAGAAACAGCAATTACATGGCTTATTTTAGGAGTCTGCACGGTGATGTTCGTGTTTGCGTTATTTTACTTTTTTGCTTTTGGTCTCAGTGAATTTTTCTTTTATGCTGCGTATGTAGTTTGTACCGTTCTTTGGTACAATGGCCAATACGGGAATGCTTACGATGTTTTATGGCCTGAATCTCCTTGGTGGCAGAACAAAGCCATATTAGTATTTTCTACTTTAGGAATTCCTTTTTCTTTTCAATTTGTGCGAATGTTCTTAAATACAAAAGTAAACAATCCGCGGATTGATAAAATTTTGCTGATCATTGGGATTGTTGCAATCTTTTGTGTTGTAGCGATTCTTACTTCTTATACAACCAAAAATTTTTCTAGAATTGCAACTTATATTTATCTAATCTCTATCCCTCTTATACTTGGAACTGCCTTACGAAATTATTTCAAAGGGGATAAGAAAATTCTTTTTTTTCTGATCAGTTGGGGAACGTATTTTATCATTAGTTACAATACGATGTTTTATTTTTTGGGAATCTTACCTTATTCCACCCCCCTCCTCTATTCGGCTGTGTTTATTTTTCCTATCGATTTATTCTTTTTATTATTTAATCTCTTACAAAAATATGAAAAACTAGAGGGCGAGCGAAATGAAATCCTTCATCGAATTGTCACCCTAAACAATGCGCCAACTACACGTTACGCGAAATCAAAGTTAAACTCAATCGATACAGAAAAATCACTTGCCAAATTAGAATCGTGGATGCGAGAATCAAGACCCTATCTGGATGAAAAACTGGATTTGGAAATTGCGTCCTTTGCGATAGGCCTTACTGTCCAACAAACTTCAGAATTACTTAATTCCAAACTAGGAGTTAGTTTTCGAAGTTATCTCAATTCGTTTAGAATCACTGAAGCTAAAAAAATCTTAAAAGAAAAACCGGGTTTGTCTATCCTTACCATTGCCTATGCAACAGGTTTTGGATCCAAAACTGCTTTCAATGTGGAATTTAAAAAAGCAACGGGTGTAAGCCCATTACTATATAGACAGTCTGACGATGTTAAAGAAAAGTAA
- a CDS encoding sensor histidine kinase, with amino-acid sequence MNWKLSLSLVCFCSCTQLTSFSDVPVAKQGVLDLRSWNLEKPLPLSGEWTFHWKELIPEKTQTEETPINENHLKKNSKGSKNFQVIGERWKTIREGTGYATYQLKIRFPETSKDNIYAMRFFQTGGAAISVFIDGDLQLELGKVGITKETMVPTRSSGMVIIPNPKPEINVLVHISNFYHDDGAFWYPPMIGLYKNINKQLFNELIRDSLLTGALLFMAFYHFIVFFFRRHRSLIFYFGMYSFMIALHSISLNGDSLYYLFPDVPYHLAFSLSLIFYLGILFYLSFLGQLFPENFPKSGNLFFVFTCSILFLFVLIAPSELGSVTTFYGIFLTIFGLFYSIVCITYAAFQKKELALPLLLIQIFLFLSAINDTLYLYGISNNFLVLKYSYLITVLFQALVLASYFTKSFIKAEVLGIELKRLNESLEKTISLRTKEYKEAKQIAEEANEWKDKFISLVAHDLRSPLSTVYSALTLILDKDSKEEEKKHIFKQIFVILENAMSAIEHLLNLNRFHKGKIHLNLKHIQLLELTQSLIDSFSFELGKKSIQVELSLSNTANVYADESILFEILRNMIANAIKFSNPEGWIRVTYQDHKDFTEIIIQDNGEGITKERQKDLFYKQMSSRGTLDEKGFGIGLKLCFELMRLHQGNIRVQSEPGNGSIFTLEFPKGE; translated from the coding sequence ATGAATTGGAAACTCTCCCTATCCTTAGTATGTTTTTGTAGTTGCACACAGCTTACTTCTTTTTCCGATGTTCCCGTCGCAAAACAAGGTGTATTAGATTTAAGATCTTGGAATTTGGAAAAGCCTTTGCCACTTTCGGGAGAATGGACTTTCCATTGGAAAGAATTGATTCCAGAAAAAACACAAACAGAAGAAACCCCAATTAACGAAAATCACCTTAAGAAGAATTCGAAAGGATCGAAAAATTTTCAAGTCATCGGAGAGAGGTGGAAAACCATTCGCGAAGGAACTGGTTATGCCACTTACCAATTAAAAATTAGATTCCCTGAAACATCAAAAGACAATATATATGCAATGCGTTTTTTCCAAACAGGAGGAGCCGCAATCTCCGTTTTTATCGATGGGGATTTACAGTTAGAACTAGGGAAAGTTGGTATCACGAAAGAAACCATGGTTCCTACTCGTAGTTCTGGGATGGTCATCATCCCAAATCCCAAACCAGAAATCAATGTTTTAGTCCATATTTCCAATTTCTATCATGATGATGGTGCCTTCTGGTATCCACCAATGATAGGTTTATATAAAAACATAAACAAACAACTATTCAACGAATTAATTAGAGATTCTCTACTCACGGGTGCCTTACTCTTTATGGCATTTTATCATTTTATAGTTTTTTTCTTCAGAAGGCACCGATCCTTAATTTTTTATTTTGGAATGTATAGTTTCATGATCGCCCTCCACTCGATTTCTTTAAACGGAGACTCTTTATATTATTTATTCCCAGATGTTCCTTATCATTTAGCTTTTTCCCTTTCTTTAATTTTTTACTTGGGTATTCTTTTTTATCTTTCTTTTTTAGGTCAGTTATTCCCGGAAAACTTCCCGAAAAGTGGAAATCTATTTTTTGTATTCACCTGCTCTATCTTATTTCTTTTTGTTTTGATTGCCCCTTCGGAGTTAGGATCTGTAACCACCTTCTACGGTATATTCCTCACAATCTTTGGATTATTTTATTCCATTGTCTGTATCACTTATGCTGCTTTCCAAAAAAAAGAATTGGCATTACCCCTGCTACTAATCCAAATTTTTTTATTCCTAAGTGCAATTAATGACACTCTTTACCTCTATGGAATCTCAAACAATTTCTTAGTATTAAAATATTCTTACCTAATCACTGTTTTATTCCAAGCATTAGTTTTGGCTTCTTATTTCACAAAGTCATTTATAAAAGCAGAGGTTCTAGGAATAGAACTTAAAAGACTTAATGAATCCTTAGAAAAAACAATTTCCCTTCGTACAAAAGAATACAAAGAAGCCAAACAAATCGCTGAAGAAGCCAATGAATGGAAAGATAAATTTATATCTTTAGTTGCTCACGATCTTCGTTCGCCCTTAAGCACCGTCTACTCAGCACTAACATTAATTTTAGATAAAGATTCGAAAGAAGAAGAAAAAAAACATATTTTCAAACAAATCTTTGTGATTTTGGAAAATGCGATGTCGGCGATAGAACATTTGCTCAATCTAAACCGATTCCACAAAGGGAAAATCCATTTAAACTTAAAACACATTCAGCTACTAGAATTGACTCAATCTTTAATCGATTCTTTCTCATTCGAACTAGGGAAAAAATCAATACAGGTAGAGTTATCCCTTTCCAACACTGCAAATGTTTATGCGGATGAATCGATTCTTTTCGAAATCCTTCGTAACATGATTGCAAACGCAATTAAATTTAGTAATCCAGAAGGTTGGATTCGAGTGACTTACCAAGATCACAAAGATTTCACTGAAATTATCATACAAGATAATGGAGAAGGAATCACAAAAGAACGACAAAAAGATTTGTTTTACAAACAAATGAGTTCTCGCGGAACTCTCGACGAAAAAGGATTTGGAATCGGATTGAAACTCTGTTTTGAACTGATGCGCCTACACCAAGGGAATATCCGAGTGCAGTCAGAGCCAGGTAACGGAAGTATTTTTACCTTAGAGTTTCCCAAAGGGGAATAG
- a CDS encoding AraC family transcriptional regulator: MDLILKSNGKLPYRRSINSISHTIEILKSHKIPLKRIFEGTKLLPNDLSNPEKYIQTEEELQLLRNIQRVAQIPELGLLLGKEYHIGLMGDLGMAAMLSNTLYEALKLLFKYTELTLTFFEYELFVKGGYLYLNAKELLDLSDLRIFLCEREFSSIIRFCSDILGTPLKIKLVSLTYEKPKYINLYKEIFNCPVEFGKQRNQFVIDANHLHQHLPKANGLLQKKYAAECNEKYNYLRSEKSLYEKVNERFRINGIENTMEEMAKKMKISTRTLRRRLKNEGITYKHIANDIIKNKAFRLLESTNLSIEKISEKLGYSDPANFYHAFKNWTGTTPRKFREDFRNHENSFL; encoded by the coding sequence ATGGATTTGATTTTAAAAAGCAACGGGAAACTTCCTTACAGGCGGAGCATTAATTCCATATCTCATACAATTGAAATTCTAAAATCTCATAAAATACCGCTTAAGAGAATATTCGAAGGTACAAAGCTATTACCTAATGATTTGTCCAACCCTGAAAAATACATTCAAACAGAAGAAGAATTACAGTTATTAAGAAACATTCAACGTGTGGCTCAAATACCGGAGTTAGGTTTATTACTTGGGAAAGAGTATCACATTGGTCTAATGGGAGATTTAGGAATGGCTGCTATGTTGTCCAATACTCTCTATGAGGCACTAAAATTATTATTTAAATATACAGAACTCACTCTAACATTTTTTGAATATGAACTATTTGTTAAGGGCGGTTATCTTTACCTTAATGCAAAAGAGCTTTTGGATTTAAGCGATTTACGAATATTTCTTTGCGAAAGAGAATTTTCCTCAATTATTAGATTCTGTTCTGATATACTAGGTACTCCATTAAAAATAAAACTAGTATCATTAACCTACGAAAAACCAAAATATATAAACTTATACAAAGAAATTTTTAATTGCCCGGTTGAATTTGGAAAACAAAGAAATCAATTCGTTATTGATGCAAACCATTTGCACCAACATCTTCCCAAAGCAAATGGTTTATTACAAAAAAAATATGCCGCCGAATGCAACGAAAAATACAATTATTTAAGATCAGAGAAGTCGCTCTATGAAAAGGTGAATGAAAGATTTCGTATCAATGGTATAGAAAATACAATGGAAGAAATGGCTAAAAAAATGAAAATTTCAACGAGGACATTAAGAAGGAGACTTAAAAACGAGGGAATAACTTATAAACATATTGCAAATGATATCATAAAAAATAAAGCATTTCGATTGTTAGAATCTACGAATCTTAGCATTGAAAAAATATCAGAAAAGCTGGGATACAGTGACCCTGCAAACTTTTATCATGCATTTAAAAATTGGACAGGTACAACTCCGAGAAAATTTAGAGAAGATTTTAGAAATCATGAAAATTCATTTTTATAA
- a CDS encoding LamG domain-containing protein → MKKRKNNLAQFSFPTIDFFWIILFTAFSFSFCQRTDLENASDLYSREFTETQILNCMLKGPFCSRSGDANSVPIQPLLQYDFTNGSVVNAGSLTIALSTPEATPSLTLGKDGDTNGAINYTANNQYYSSGDVGLPMGTNPRTFCAWIKPTSLPANGSHRVVFRYGSITTGNFAVLAISTATGNKISFLGYGYDALADYTILVNTWSHLCASYSGGNAADFYVNGNFIASPSFVGSGPLNTISGSLAIGTWTGGGGPADYWQGAMDDIRIYGMALSAKQIGQIYQMGVAYVE, encoded by the coding sequence ATGAAAAAACGAAAAAACAACCTTGCGCAGTTCTCTTTCCCTACCATTGATTTTTTCTGGATAATTCTGTTTACTGCTTTTTCGTTTAGTTTTTGTCAGCGTACCGATTTGGAGAATGCAAGTGATCTTTATAGTCGCGAATTTACTGAAACACAAATTCTAAACTGTATGCTGAAAGGCCCTTTTTGTTCTCGCAGTGGCGATGCGAATTCAGTGCCGATCCAACCGCTGCTGCAATATGATTTTACCAACGGTAGTGTGGTGAATGCTGGATCATTAACCATTGCCTTATCAACACCGGAAGCGACACCATCCCTCACTCTCGGTAAAGACGGTGATACGAATGGAGCAATCAATTATACTGCAAATAACCAATATTATTCAAGTGGCGATGTCGGTTTGCCTATGGGTACAAATCCTCGGACTTTTTGTGCTTGGATCAAACCTACTTCGCTTCCTGCCAATGGTTCTCATCGTGTGGTTTTTCGTTATGGTTCCATTACTACCGGTAATTTCGCCGTTTTAGCAATTTCAACGGCAACTGGAAATAAAATTTCATTTTTAGGATATGGTTATGATGCCCTCGCGGATTATACCATACTGGTGAATACCTGGTCTCATTTATGTGCATCATATAGCGGAGGTAATGCGGCAGATTTTTATGTGAATGGAAACTTTATTGCCAGTCCATCTTTTGTCGGTTCAGGACCTCTTAATACGATCAGCGGATCACTTGCGATAGGGACCTGGACCGGAGGTGGAGGACCAGCAGACTACTGGCAAGGTGCTATGGATGATATACGGATTTACGGGATGGCGCTGAGTGCTAAACAAATCGGTCAAATCTATCAAATGGGGGTGGCATACGTAGAATAG